The following are encoded in a window of Sinorhizobium sojae CCBAU 05684 genomic DNA:
- a CDS encoding quaternary amine ABC transporter ATP-binding protein produces the protein MASHAIEVKNLYKIFGPRGRGYIDLVKNGMSKAELNEKHGHVLGLQDINISMPGGCITVVMGLSGSGKSTLIRHINRLIDPTAGEVLYDGVDVCQMNENDLRQFRRHKTAMVFQKFALLPHRTVLENTVYGLEIQGVDRRESEKRALGWIERVGLSGFEKHYPNQLSGGMQQRVGLARALTNDAEILLMDEAYSALDPLIRVDMQTVLLELQKELKKTVVFITHDLDEALRLGDKIAILRDGGVVQQGTGQDIVLSPADDYITAFVKEVNRGRVINVETVMRPLSGNPEGLPLAAGTVLETAARMMTGARIDKAHVIDVSGRPIGVIDLQTIISAMVSPASHDGDRKAA, from the coding sequence ATGGCTAGCCACGCAATCGAGGTGAAGAACCTCTACAAGATCTTCGGCCCGCGCGGGCGGGGGTACATCGACCTCGTCAAGAACGGCATGAGCAAAGCTGAGCTCAACGAGAAACACGGACACGTACTCGGGCTCCAGGACATCAACATCTCCATGCCAGGCGGGTGCATCACGGTGGTGATGGGCCTGTCCGGCTCGGGCAAGTCGACGCTGATCCGCCACATCAACCGGCTGATAGACCCGACCGCGGGCGAAGTGCTCTATGACGGCGTCGACGTCTGTCAGATGAACGAAAACGATCTTCGCCAGTTCCGCCGCCACAAGACGGCCATGGTGTTTCAGAAATTCGCACTGCTGCCGCACCGGACGGTTCTTGAAAACACCGTCTACGGGCTGGAAATCCAAGGCGTCGACCGCCGCGAGAGCGAGAAGCGTGCCCTCGGCTGGATCGAACGCGTCGGGCTCAGCGGCTTTGAGAAGCACTATCCCAACCAGCTTTCCGGCGGCATGCAGCAGCGTGTCGGCCTTGCTCGGGCGCTCACCAACGACGCCGAAATTCTGCTCATGGACGAGGCCTATTCCGCACTCGATCCGCTGATCCGCGTCGACATGCAGACGGTGCTGCTCGAACTGCAGAAGGAACTCAAGAAAACCGTTGTCTTCATTACGCACGACCTCGACGAGGCGCTGAGGCTCGGCGACAAGATCGCCATCCTGCGCGATGGTGGCGTCGTGCAGCAAGGAACCGGGCAGGACATCGTGCTCTCGCCGGCCGATGACTACATCACAGCCTTCGTGAAGGAAGTGAACCGTGGCCGCGTGATCAATGTCGAAACCGTCATGCGCCCGCTCTCGGGTAATCCGGAGGGCCTGCCGCTTGCGGCGGGCACCGTACTCGAGACGGCCGCCCGTATGATGACGGGAGCGCGGATCGACAAGGCCCATGTCATCGATGTCAGCGGCCGCCCGATCGGCGTCATCGACCTGCAGACGATCATTTCGGCGATGGTAAGCCCGGCAAGTCACGACGGCGACCGAAAGGCGGCGTGA
- the bmt gene encoding betaine--homocysteine S-methyltransferase — protein sequence MSVATNALSDLLAQKGVLLADGATGTSLFAMGLEAGEAPELWNESKPENITKLHQDFVDAGADIILTNSFGGTRHRLKLHQAEDRVHALNKRAAEIARAVADKAPRKVITAGSVGPTGELLVPLGALSYEDAVSAFVEQIEGLKAGGAEVAWIETMSSPDEIRAAAEAATKVGLPFVYTGSFDTAGKTMMGLHPKNIHGVAGDIGDGPVAVGANCGVGASDILSSLLDMTAANPDATVVVKGNCGIPEFRGSEIHYSGTPPLMAEYARLAIDAGARIVGGCCGTSCTHLAAMRLALDNHAKGERPTLEVIVEKIGPMRNKTANEGPAAPARERRSRRA from the coding sequence ATGTCCGTTGCCACTAACGCCCTTTCCGACCTCCTCGCCCAGAAAGGCGTTCTGCTTGCAGACGGCGCCACCGGCACGTCACTTTTTGCCATGGGGCTCGAAGCGGGCGAAGCGCCGGAGCTTTGGAACGAGTCGAAGCCGGAAAACATCACCAAGCTGCACCAGGACTTCGTCGATGCCGGCGCCGATATCATCCTCACCAATTCCTTCGGCGGCACCCGCCACCGGCTGAAGCTGCACCAGGCCGAGGACCGGGTGCATGCGCTGAACAAGCGCGCCGCCGAGATCGCCCGCGCCGTTGCCGACAAAGCGCCGCGCAAGGTCATCACCGCCGGCTCCGTCGGTCCGACGGGCGAACTGCTGGTACCGCTCGGTGCGCTCTCCTATGAGGATGCCGTCTCGGCTTTCGTCGAGCAGATCGAGGGCTTGAAGGCCGGCGGCGCGGAAGTCGCCTGGATCGAAACCATGTCCTCGCCGGATGAAATTCGCGCCGCTGCCGAAGCCGCCACCAAAGTTGGCCTTCCCTTTGTCTACACCGGTTCCTTCGACACCGCCGGCAAGACGATGATGGGCCTGCACCCGAAGAATATCCATGGTGTCGCCGGCGACATTGGCGATGGCCCGGTCGCCGTCGGCGCCAATTGCGGCGTAGGGGCCTCCGACATTCTCTCTTCGCTGCTCGACATGACGGCGGCAAATCCGGATGCCACCGTCGTCGTCAAGGGCAATTGCGGTATTCCCGAGTTCCGCGGGTCCGAGATCCACTATTCCGGCACGCCGCCGCTGATGGCGGAATATGCCCGCCTTGCCATCGATGCCGGCGCCCGGATCGTCGGCGGCTGCTGCGGCACCTCCTGCACCCATCTCGCCGCCATGCGGCTTGCACTCGACAACCACGCGAAGGGCGAGCGCCCGACGCTGGAGGTGATCGTCGAAAAGATCGGCCCAATGCGCAACAAGACGGCAAATGAGGGCCCTGCCGCGCCGGCGCGCGAACGAAGAAGCCGCCGGGCGTAA
- a CDS encoding glycine betaine ABC transporter substrate-binding protein has protein sequence MRKFIAATLLAACIHALAGSAEAAECGNVSIAEMNWASAGIAAHVDKIILEHGYGCSVTLVAGDTIPTFASMNEKGEPDVAPELWISSVRTPLNAAIEEGRLIQAARILTEGGVEGWWMPKSVADAHPDIRTVHDALSHPELFPAADEPSKGVIHNCPAGWNCRTSTANLFKALDAEKAGFQLVNPESAAALDDSIADAFEKKAGWLGYYWAPTAILGKYQMVRLSFGVDHDKAEWDRCTAVPDCPNPKVNSYPISDVFTVVTKSFSGKAGVAMDYMMAREWDNATVNRILAWMDQNRATNMDAARYFLQNFQDIWGKWVRPDVAEKVKAAL, from the coding sequence ATGAGGAAATTCATCGCAGCAACACTCCTGGCTGCGTGTATCCATGCGCTGGCAGGCTCGGCCGAAGCTGCGGAATGCGGCAATGTCAGCATTGCCGAAATGAATTGGGCCTCCGCCGGTATCGCCGCGCATGTGGACAAGATCATCCTCGAACACGGCTATGGTTGCAGCGTCACGCTGGTTGCGGGCGACACGATACCGACCTTCGCCTCGATGAACGAAAAGGGCGAACCCGACGTCGCGCCGGAGCTTTGGATCAGCTCGGTGCGCACGCCGCTCAACGCGGCGATCGAGGAGGGTCGTCTCATCCAGGCGGCGAGGATCTTGACCGAAGGGGGCGTGGAAGGCTGGTGGATGCCGAAATCCGTCGCCGACGCGCATCCGGACATCAGGACCGTCCACGATGCCTTGAGCCATCCAGAGCTATTTCCCGCCGCCGATGAACCCTCAAAAGGGGTGATCCACAATTGCCCTGCCGGCTGGAACTGTCGAACCTCGACGGCAAACCTCTTCAAGGCGCTCGACGCGGAGAAGGCCGGCTTCCAGCTCGTCAATCCCGAATCGGCCGCCGCCCTCGACGACTCCATCGCCGATGCCTTCGAGAAGAAGGCAGGCTGGCTCGGCTATTACTGGGCGCCAACCGCCATCCTCGGCAAATACCAGATGGTGCGCCTGTCTTTCGGCGTCGATCACGACAAGGCCGAGTGGGACAGATGCACTGCCGTTCCCGATTGCCCGAACCCGAAGGTCAACTCCTATCCGATCTCCGACGTCTTCACCGTCGTGACAAAATCCTTCTCGGGCAAGGCAGGCGTCGCCATGGACTACATGATGGCCCGGGAGTGGGACAACGCGACGGTCAACAGGATACTCGCCTGGATGGACCAGAACCGCGCCACCAATATGGACGCCGCCCGCTATTTCCTGCAGAATTTCCAGGATATCTGGGGGAAGTGGGTGCGCCCCGACGTGGCGGAAAAGGTCAAGGCGGCGCTCTGA
- a CDS encoding SDR family oxidoreductase, with amino-acid sequence MDLHLKHKVIVVTGGGSGIGAAITEVLSEEGARPVVVARRPPADEWLARTGADFVQAELGDDNACRAAVDVIRKRHGAVHGLVNNAGANDGIGLDKGPDAFRASLDQNLVHYYMMVHLLRDDLRATKGAIVNISSKTALTGQGGTSAYVAAKAAQLGLTREWAVEFLPDGIRVNAIVVAEVMTPLYRRWLDTLADGDAALADITARIPLGRRMTTAREIADTCAFLLSDRASHTTGQWIFPDGGYTHLDRAI; translated from the coding sequence ATGGATCTGCACCTCAAGCACAAGGTCATCGTCGTGACCGGCGGCGGTTCGGGTATCGGAGCCGCGATCACGGAGGTTCTTTCGGAGGAGGGGGCCCGACCGGTGGTGGTTGCCCGTCGTCCTCCGGCAGACGAGTGGCTCGCCCGTACCGGTGCCGATTTCGTTCAGGCGGAACTGGGTGACGACAATGCTTGCCGGGCAGCGGTGGATGTCATCAGGAAGCGCCATGGAGCCGTTCACGGCCTCGTCAACAATGCCGGAGCCAATGACGGTATCGGGCTCGACAAAGGACCGGACGCATTCCGCGCCAGTCTCGACCAAAACCTGGTGCACTACTACATGATGGTCCACCTGCTGCGTGACGACCTTCGCGCCACGAAAGGAGCCATCGTAAACATCAGCTCAAAGACTGCGCTTACCGGGCAGGGCGGCACGTCCGCTTATGTCGCGGCCAAAGCCGCACAACTCGGCTTGACCCGGGAATGGGCAGTCGAGTTCCTGCCCGACGGCATCCGCGTAAACGCCATCGTCGTGGCCGAGGTCATGACGCCGCTTTATCGTCGCTGGCTCGATACACTCGCGGATGGCGATGCGGCGCTCGCGGATATCACCGCCCGGATACCCCTGGGGCGGCGAATGACCACGGCCAGGGAGATTGCCGACACATGCGCATTTCTTCTGTCCGATCGCGCCAGTCACACCACTGGCCAGTGGATTTTTCCGGACGGCGGTTATACGCATCTGGATCGGGCAATATAG
- a CDS encoding ureidoglycolate lyase: MKLLRYGPKGQEKPGLLDASGRIRDLSVHVDDIAGDVLSPEGLRRLAAIDPSGLPLVDGTPRLGPCVGGVGKFICIGLNYADHAAETGAEIPKEPVVFNKWTSAISGPNDDIEIPRGSVKTDWEVELGVVIGKGGRYIEEEDALSHVAGFCVVNDVSEREWQIERGGTWDKGKGCDSFGPIGPWLVTPDEAGDIGNLGMWLEVDGHRFQNGTTATMIFGVAHLISYLTRFLSLQPGDVISTGTPPGVGLGQKPPVFLKGGEVIRLGIDGLGEQTQKVVRA; encoded by the coding sequence ATGAAACTGCTGCGCTATGGCCCCAAGGGGCAGGAAAAACCGGGCCTTCTCGACGCCTCCGGCCGAATTCGGGACCTTTCGGTCCATGTGGACGACATTGCGGGTGACGTGCTTTCCCCCGAGGGCCTGAGGCGCCTGGCGGCCATCGACCCGAGCGGACTGCCACTCGTCGACGGCACTCCGCGTCTCGGCCCCTGCGTCGGCGGGGTGGGCAAGTTCATCTGCATCGGGCTGAACTACGCCGATCACGCGGCCGAAACCGGCGCTGAGATCCCGAAGGAGCCCGTCGTCTTCAACAAATGGACGAGCGCGATCAGCGGGCCGAATGACGACATCGAGATCCCGCGTGGCTCCGTCAAGACCGATTGGGAAGTGGAACTCGGTGTGGTCATCGGCAAGGGCGGCCGCTACATTGAGGAAGAAGATGCCCTCTCGCACGTGGCGGGCTTCTGCGTCGTCAACGACGTCTCGGAGCGCGAATGGCAGATCGAGCGCGGGGGTACCTGGGACAAGGGGAAAGGGTGTGACAGCTTCGGCCCGATTGGACCCTGGCTCGTCACGCCCGACGAAGCTGGCGACATCGGCAATCTGGGCATGTGGCTCGAAGTCGACGGCCATCGTTTCCAGAACGGCACGACCGCCACGATGATCTTCGGCGTCGCGCATCTGATCAGTTATCTCACGCGTTTCCTGTCCCTTCAGCCAGGCGACGTCATTTCAACGGGCACGCCTCCGGGCGTGGGGCTCGGACAGAAGCCGCCGGTATTCCTGAAGGGGGGAGAAGTGATCCGGCTCGGGATCGACGGGCTCGGCGAGCAAACGCAGAAGGTGGTCAGGGCATGA
- a CDS encoding L-fuconate dehydratase, which yields MKITALRTVDVRFPTSQHLDGSDAMNPDPDYSAAYVILETDGPHEGHGLTFTIGRGNEICVAAIEALRPLVVGVDMDWVAADMGRFWRHITSDSQLRWIGPDKGAIHLATGAVVNAVWDLWAKIAGKPVWQLVADMSPEELVRCIDFRYLTDCITPQWALDFLTKQAEGKAERIAMLKAEGYPCYTTSAGWLGYDDAKLRRLCREAVDAGFKYVKMKVGRDLADDIRRLSIARDEVGPDVNLMIDANQVWEVDEAIDWVRKLAFVNPWFIEEPTSPDDVEGHRKIREGVAPVQVATGEMCQNRILFKQFIMRGAIDVVQIDSCRLGGVNEILAVMLMAAKYGLKVCPHAGGVGLCEYVQHLSMIDYLCIAGTREGRVIEYVDHLHEHFLDPCVIRNAAYMPPAMPGFSIEMKPESLETHRFRMV from the coding sequence ATGAAGATTACCGCCCTCCGCACGGTGGACGTGCGCTTTCCCACCAGCCAGCATCTGGACGGTTCGGATGCGATGAACCCCGATCCCGACTACTCGGCCGCCTATGTCATTCTCGAAACGGATGGCCCGCACGAGGGACACGGCTTGACCTTCACCATCGGTCGCGGCAACGAGATTTGCGTCGCGGCCATCGAGGCGCTTCGTCCGCTCGTCGTCGGCGTCGACATGGATTGGGTGGCAGCGGACATGGGGCGCTTCTGGCGCCATATCACGTCTGACAGCCAGTTGCGCTGGATCGGTCCCGACAAAGGCGCCATCCATCTCGCAACGGGTGCCGTCGTCAACGCCGTCTGGGACCTATGGGCGAAGATCGCGGGCAAGCCGGTCTGGCAGCTTGTCGCCGACATGAGCCCGGAGGAACTCGTTCGGTGCATCGACTTCCGCTATCTCACCGATTGCATCACTCCGCAGTGGGCGCTCGATTTCCTGACGAAACAGGCGGAGGGCAAGGCCGAGCGCATCGCAATGCTCAAGGCTGAAGGCTATCCCTGCTATACGACCTCGGCCGGCTGGCTCGGCTATGACGACGCCAAGCTGCGGCGTCTTTGCCGCGAGGCAGTCGACGCCGGCTTCAAATACGTCAAGATGAAGGTCGGCCGTGATCTTGCCGACGACATTCGCCGCCTGAGCATTGCCCGCGACGAGGTCGGTCCGGACGTCAACCTGATGATTGACGCCAACCAGGTCTGGGAAGTCGACGAGGCCATCGACTGGGTTAGGAAGCTTGCCTTCGTGAACCCCTGGTTCATCGAGGAGCCGACGAGCCCCGACGATGTGGAGGGTCACCGGAAAATCCGCGAGGGCGTCGCCCCGGTCCAGGTCGCGACCGGCGAGATGTGCCAGAACCGGATTCTGTTCAAGCAGTTCATCATGCGTGGCGCAATCGATGTCGTTCAGATCGACAGTTGCCGCCTCGGCGGGGTCAACGAAATCCTCGCGGTGATGCTCATGGCTGCCAAGTACGGCTTGAAGGTCTGCCCGCATGCCGGCGGCGTCGGATTGTGCGAATACGTCCAGCACCTCAGCATGATTGATTATCTCTGCATCGCCGGAACCCGCGAGGGCCGCGTGATCGAGTATGTCGACCACTTGCACGAACACTTTCTCGACCCGTGCGTGATCCGCAATGCGGCCTACATGCCGCCCGCCATGCCGGGGTTTTCGATCGAAATGAAGCCGGAGAGCCTCGAAACCCACCGGTTCAGGATGGTTTGA
- a CDS encoding ABC transporter substrate-binding protein yields MFTRRTLLGAVAALSLMAGATGAGAQDKLYVPLISKGFQHQFWQAVKAGADQAAAEFGVEVTFEGPDSESQVDKQIDMLAAALAKKPAAIGFAALDSQAAIPLLKQANDAGIPVIAFDSGVDSDIPQATAATNNAAAAALAADTLAELIGDAGKVAVVAHDQTSRTGVDRRDGFVNRMKEAHPNVEIVAIEYGGGDHLKSTEITKAILTANPDIKGIFGTNEGSAIGVVNGVKEQGAKVVIIGYDSGKAQKDAIREGLMAGAITQNPVGIGYETVKVAVAAAKGEKIEKTIDTGFYWYDKTNIDSPEISAVLYD; encoded by the coding sequence ATGTTCACAAGACGAACCCTGCTCGGCGCCGTAGCCGCGCTTTCCCTAATGGCCGGCGCCACCGGTGCCGGCGCCCAGGACAAGCTTTATGTCCCGCTGATCTCCAAGGGCTTCCAGCACCAATTCTGGCAGGCGGTGAAGGCCGGCGCCGACCAAGCTGCAGCGGAATTCGGCGTCGAAGTCACCTTCGAAGGACCGGACAGCGAAAGCCAGGTCGACAAGCAGATTGATATGCTCGCAGCCGCGCTGGCGAAAAAGCCAGCCGCCATTGGTTTTGCGGCGTTAGACAGCCAGGCGGCCATCCCGCTGCTGAAACAGGCGAACGACGCCGGAATACCAGTTATCGCCTTTGACTCGGGCGTCGACAGCGATATCCCGCAGGCCACTGCCGCCACCAATAACGCCGCGGCTGCAGCGCTCGCTGCCGATACCCTGGCCGAACTGATCGGCGATGCCGGCAAAGTCGCTGTCGTGGCGCATGATCAGACCTCACGCACCGGCGTCGACCGACGCGACGGTTTCGTCAACCGTATGAAGGAAGCCCACCCGAACGTCGAAATCGTTGCTATCGAGTACGGCGGCGGAGACCACTTGAAGTCGACGGAAATCACCAAAGCAATCCTGACGGCAAACCCCGACATCAAGGGCATCTTCGGCACCAATGAGGGCTCGGCCATTGGGGTCGTCAACGGCGTGAAGGAGCAGGGCGCCAAGGTGGTGATCATCGGCTACGACTCGGGCAAGGCCCAGAAGGATGCGATCCGTGAAGGTCTGATGGCGGGTGCGATCACACAGAACCCGGTGGGCATCGGCTATGAGACCGTCAAGGTCGCCGTCGCCGCCGCAAAGGGCGAGAAGATCGAGAAGACCATCGATACCGGCTTCTACTGGTACGACAAGACCAATATCGACTCGCCCGAAATCTCCGCCGTTCTCTACGACTGA
- a CDS encoding phosphodiester glycosidase family protein, with product MPLFPKVFLAGAAILSASLSAPASASCRNVTHLGEEYIACSFDPASSDIRLYNKDQSGVPFRSFKALSLELRQRNEYLVFAMNGGMYHEDLSPVGLHIEEGAEKAPLNTNPGWGNFHMLPNGVFHVAEGKAGVMAAEAYRAAGIRPRFATQSGPMLVIDGVLHPRFLPDSDSLKTRNGVGVTGSGDVVFAVSKRPVRFHDFATLFRDTLGCPNALFLDGSISSLYAPEIDRHDRLFPLGPIIAVVAPFPR from the coding sequence ATGCCGCTGTTTCCCAAAGTCTTCCTCGCCGGCGCCGCCATTCTCTCGGCAAGTCTGTCTGCCCCTGCGTCAGCAAGCTGCCGCAACGTCACCCATCTCGGTGAGGAGTACATAGCCTGCAGCTTCGATCCGGCATCGAGCGACATCCGCCTTTACAACAAGGACCAGTCCGGTGTGCCGTTCAGATCCTTCAAGGCATTGTCGCTGGAACTGCGGCAGCGCAACGAATATCTCGTCTTCGCCATGAATGGCGGCATGTATCACGAGGATCTCTCGCCCGTCGGCCTGCACATTGAAGAAGGCGCGGAGAAAGCTCCGCTCAATACCAATCCCGGCTGGGGCAATTTCCACATGCTGCCGAACGGCGTCTTCCATGTCGCCGAAGGGAAGGCGGGGGTGATGGCCGCGGAAGCTTACCGCGCCGCCGGCATTCGACCACGCTTCGCCACGCAGTCCGGGCCAATGCTGGTGATCGACGGTGTGCTGCATCCGCGGTTCCTGCCGGACAGCGACAGCTTGAAGACGCGCAACGGCGTCGGCGTGACCGGTTCGGGAGACGTCGTCTTCGCGGTATCGAAACGGCCGGTGCGCTTCCATGATTTTGCGACTCTGTTCCGCGACACGCTTGGCTGCCCCAATGCGCTTTTCCTCGACGGCTCGATATCGAGCCTCTATGCGCCGGAGATCGACCGCCACGATCGGTTATTCCCGCTGGGGCCGATCATCGCCGTCGTGGCGCCGTTTCCGCGTTGA
- a CDS encoding GNAT family N-acetyltransferase, which translates to MQFHAFQTATFLQAWLNSFGRSGSQSFHFVEVRDEASRPVMFLPLRILNRGGARLLQCMDHEAADYNAPILFNSQIIWSQEIAEYLWQQIALMLPPFDVVDLVKMPADVEGLVNPLAFLGERQSELSCHATDLRRPWNKIDEEVPRRSTLLRKIRGLERVAPVGFHIARAPDAVKKVTEIMLRQKQRRFEETMVPGFDVDRDKHDFFHGGTPLFHHEGMLILFYLMVGETVVATIWGLVAGKRYYAIMLSYEGDEWSKHSPGSILFYKSLKWLHDNGFEWMDLGIGNEPWKLESCRTTTALSERNEAVTMRGRFYHAGLRVRGRLRATRIYQRLRPLKWLVLRSLRRR; encoded by the coding sequence GTGCAATTCCACGCATTTCAGACGGCAACGTTTCTGCAGGCGTGGCTGAACAGCTTCGGACGCTCTGGCAGCCAGAGCTTTCATTTCGTCGAGGTGCGAGACGAAGCTTCGCGGCCCGTGATGTTCCTTCCCCTACGGATCTTGAACCGGGGCGGCGCACGGCTTCTCCAGTGCATGGACCATGAGGCCGCCGACTACAACGCGCCCATTCTCTTCAATTCGCAGATCATCTGGTCGCAGGAGATCGCGGAGTATCTGTGGCAGCAGATTGCCCTGATGCTGCCCCCGTTCGACGTCGTCGACCTCGTTAAGATGCCGGCGGACGTGGAGGGGCTGGTCAATCCGCTCGCCTTTCTCGGCGAGCGTCAAAGCGAACTCTCGTGCCATGCGACGGATCTGCGGCGGCCCTGGAACAAAATCGACGAGGAGGTGCCTCGCCGCAGCACGCTGCTTCGAAAAATCCGGGGTCTTGAGCGGGTAGCGCCCGTGGGCTTTCACATCGCGCGGGCTCCCGACGCAGTGAAGAAGGTCACGGAGATCATGCTCCGCCAGAAGCAGCGCCGTTTCGAGGAGACGATGGTGCCGGGCTTCGATGTCGACCGCGACAAGCACGACTTCTTTCACGGCGGGACACCCCTCTTCCATCACGAAGGGATGCTGATCCTCTTCTACCTGATGGTTGGGGAGACGGTCGTCGCCACCATTTGGGGCCTGGTCGCAGGCAAGCGTTACTACGCCATCATGCTGTCCTACGAAGGCGACGAGTGGTCGAAGCATTCCCCCGGCAGCATCCTTTTTTACAAATCACTGAAGTGGCTGCACGACAACGGCTTCGAATGGATGGATCTGGGCATCGGAAACGAGCCCTGGAAGCTGGAAAGCTGCAGGACGACGACAGCGCTTTCGGAACGCAACGAGGCCGTAACGATGCGGGGCCGATTCTATCACGCGGGGCTGCGCGTGAGAGGACGGCTTCGAGCGACCCGGATTTATCAAAGGCTGCGGCCGCTGAAATGGCTCGTCTTGCGTTCCCTGCGGCGGCGCTGA
- a CDS encoding ABC transporter permease yields the protein MGVKQSGRGGAQQKLLAFASLIVLVIGFSLASPNFFQVSNIMAILQATSVNGVLAVGVTLIIITGGIDLSIGTLMTFCAVMAGVVLTWAGMPLSLGVLTAITTGALCGLFSGSLVARMKIPPFIATLGMMLVLKGLSLIVTGTKPIYFNDTPGFTFIAQGSVVGELIPAFPMPNGVLVLFLVAGVSAWILGRTVLGRYTFALGSNEEAVRLSGVNTDFWKIAIYTLAGGICGIAGLLIASRLNSAQPALGLGYELEAIAAVVIGGTSLAGGRGTILGTLIGALIMSVLTNGLRVLSVAPEWQTVVTGAIIIIAVYADQMRVRARK from the coding sequence ATGGGTGTAAAGCAGAGCGGGCGCGGCGGCGCACAGCAGAAACTTCTGGCCTTCGCCAGCCTCATCGTGCTGGTCATCGGCTTCTCGCTGGCCAGCCCCAACTTCTTCCAGGTCTCCAACATCATGGCGATCCTGCAGGCGACTTCGGTCAACGGCGTCCTTGCCGTCGGCGTGACGCTGATCATCATCACCGGCGGCATCGACCTGTCCATCGGCACGCTGATGACCTTCTGTGCGGTGATGGCGGGCGTGGTGCTGACCTGGGCGGGCATGCCGCTGTCGCTCGGCGTTTTGACGGCGATCACTACTGGCGCCTTGTGCGGCTTGTTCTCTGGCAGCCTCGTCGCCCGCATGAAGATCCCACCCTTCATCGCGACGCTCGGCATGATGCTGGTGCTGAAAGGCCTGTCGCTGATCGTCACGGGCACCAAGCCCATCTATTTCAACGACACACCCGGCTTCACCTTCATTGCGCAAGGCTCGGTAGTCGGCGAGCTTATCCCGGCCTTCCCCATGCCGAACGGCGTGCTGGTTCTCTTTCTCGTCGCGGGCGTTTCAGCGTGGATTCTCGGGCGCACGGTGCTCGGCCGCTACACGTTCGCACTCGGCTCCAATGAGGAGGCTGTCCGGCTCTCTGGCGTCAACACCGATTTCTGGAAGATCGCAATCTACACGCTGGCCGGCGGCATCTGCGGGATTGCCGGCTTGCTCATTGCCAGCCGCCTCAACTCGGCCCAGCCGGCGCTCGGCCTCGGTTACGAACTCGAGGCGATTGCCGCAGTAGTGATTGGCGGCACCAGCCTTGCCGGCGGCCGCGGAACCATACTCGGCACACTCATCGGCGCCTTGATCATGTCGGTTCTGACCAATGGTCTGCGCGTCCTGTCGGTCGCGCCGGAATGGCAGACGGTCGTCACCGGCGCGATCATCATCATCGCTGTCTATGCCGATCAGATGCGCGTCCGCGCACGCAAATAA